A single genomic interval of Spinacia oleracea cultivar Varoflay chromosome 6, BTI_SOV_V1, whole genome shotgun sequence harbors:
- the LOC110799916 gene encoding gibberellin receptor GID1B — MAGSNEINVNECKKVVPLNTWILISNFKLAYNLLRRPDGTFNRELSEFLDRKVPPNTIPVDGVFSFDIFDKSTNLLNRVYMPATSENGPQWGIVELENPLSTEEIVPVIVYFHGGSFTHSSANSAIYDTLCRRLVGLCKAVVVSVNYRRSPEHRYPAAYDDGWSAVKWVSTRPWLQSGKEGNRKVHLYMAGDSSGGNIAHHVAVKAAEEGVDVIGNILLHPMFGGEKRMESETNLDGKYFVTVQDRDWYWRAYLPEGENRDHPACNIFGPRRKEVKGINFPKSLVVVAGFDLVQDWQLAYVEGLKNAGHEVKLLYLKQATIGFYFLPNNDNFYTLMEEVKNFVNPNC; from the exons ATGGCAGGCAGTAATGAAATCAACGTCAATGAATGCAAG AAAGTAGTACCATTAAACACATGGATTTTGATATCAAATTTCAAGCTTGCATACAATCTACTTCGACGGCCAGATGGAACATTCAACAGAGAATTAAGCGAGTTTCTAGACCGGAAAGTGCCACCTAATACAATCCCGGTTGATGGGGTGTTCTCTTTCGACATTTTCGATAAGTCGACGAATCTTCTAAACCGGGTTTACATGCCGGCTACATCGGAAAACGGACCTCAATGGGGTATTGTAGAGCTCGAAAACCCGTTAAGTACTGAGGAAATAGTACCAGTAATAGTCTACTTCCATGGTGGTAGTTTTACTCACTCTTCAGCCAACAGTGCTATCTACGACACCCTCTGTCGCCGCCTTGTCGGTCTCTGTAAGGCGGTTGTAGTATCGGTAAACTATCGTAGGTCGCCGGAGCATAGATACCCGGCCGCGTATGATGATGGGTGGTCCGCAGTGAAATGGGTGAGTACAAGGCCGTGGCTTCAAAGCGGTAAAGAAGGTAACAGAAAAGTTCATTTGTACATGGCTGGGGATAGCTCCGGTGGCAACATTGCACATCATGTAGCGGTTAAGGCGGCGGAGGAAGGTGTGGATGTgattggaaacatattattacaTCCTATGTTTGGTGGGGAAAAGAGGATGGAATCAGAAACAAATTTAGACGGGAAATACTTCGTTACAGTACAAGATCGAGATTGGTATTGGAGGGCGTATCTACCAGAAGGGGAGAATAGAGATCATCCGGCGTGTAATATATTCGGGCCGAGAAGGAAAGAGGTAAAAGGGATAAACTTCCCAAAGAGTTTAGTGGTTGTAGCAGGGTTCGATTTGGTACAAGATTGGCAATTGGCTTATGTTGAAGGGCTTAAAAATGCAGGACATGAGGTGAAACTTCTATACTTAAAACAAGCAACAATTGGGTTCTACTTCTTGCCAAATAATGACAATTTCTATACTCTTATGGAAGAGGTTAAGAATTTTGTGAATCCTAACTGTTAA